From one Burkholderia pyrrocinia genomic stretch:
- a CDS encoding CHAD domain-containing protein, producing the protein MSRVLEIVLSLSLEGWPVKAASRARGAQRDFGAELVRAWRICPQVRMRRGQERVTIEPCQVEEAEPSPGASWWTWVESNAHGTRVVASRTKAFAPGVTQRELFDAEHEGIVVAMPLPGPATAVAASADAPTGEVDGVAPESTEPPAAGASPESSALRLVSERRRGRWADDSGVVVEMTLDDVIVYGGGEPPRRCVELRLAAPDWETLAARTAALHALFAAARELSGAWPAFVQLTSVIDRTCAGEPVAAGPVKAQLVDLTGIRTQRAALFALSGDITAQWLGNEGGVLERDDPEFVHQMRVALRRLRTLMRFFPLFADRQWRDTLGVDLRWLAALLGTVRDWDVFSTESLPALIAADGGGADWNGTLDAARAQSMAARVELRHALHSARYARLTLGWLEWLGALALPPAEGGDAPSLRRHATKRVRRLFGHLYASPSLTSLDTAARHQVRIDAKRLRYALEFFASLASRRTRNETIKTLARVQSVLGESNDTMVALQHLEQLAAPPYQLGFVRGYGAALEQRAARDAETLLASLRPPKLDGKPR; encoded by the coding sequence CGGATCTGCCCGCAGGTCCGGATGAGGCGAGGCCAGGAGCGCGTGACGATCGAGCCGTGCCAGGTCGAGGAGGCCGAACCGAGCCCCGGCGCAAGCTGGTGGACCTGGGTCGAGTCGAATGCGCATGGCACGCGGGTCGTCGCGTCCCGCACGAAGGCGTTCGCGCCCGGCGTCACGCAGCGCGAACTGTTCGACGCGGAGCATGAGGGCATCGTCGTCGCGATGCCGCTACCCGGACCCGCGACGGCCGTCGCGGCCAGTGCCGACGCGCCGACCGGCGAAGTCGATGGCGTCGCACCGGAATCCACGGAGCCCCCGGCCGCCGGTGCGTCGCCGGAATCGTCGGCGCTGCGCCTCGTCAGCGAACGGCGGCGCGGGCGGTGGGCCGACGACAGCGGCGTCGTGGTCGAGATGACGCTCGACGACGTCATTGTGTACGGCGGCGGCGAGCCGCCGCGCCGCTGCGTCGAGCTGCGTCTCGCCGCGCCCGACTGGGAAACCTTGGCCGCACGCACGGCCGCGCTGCACGCGCTGTTTGCTGCGGCGCGCGAACTGAGCGGCGCGTGGCCGGCATTCGTGCAACTGACCAGCGTGATCGACCGCACCTGTGCGGGCGAGCCGGTTGCCGCCGGGCCGGTCAAGGCGCAGCTCGTCGACCTGACCGGCATCCGCACGCAGCGCGCCGCGCTGTTCGCGCTGTCCGGCGACATCACCGCGCAATGGCTCGGCAACGAGGGCGGCGTGCTCGAGCGCGACGATCCCGAATTCGTGCACCAGATGCGCGTCGCGCTGCGCCGCCTGCGCACGCTGATGCGCTTCTTTCCGCTCTTTGCCGATCGCCAATGGCGGGACACGCTCGGTGTCGACCTGCGCTGGCTCGCCGCGCTGCTCGGCACGGTGCGCGACTGGGACGTGTTCTCGACCGAAAGCCTGCCCGCGCTGATCGCGGCCGACGGTGGCGGTGCGGACTGGAACGGCACGCTCGATGCGGCGCGTGCGCAGTCCATGGCCGCGCGCGTCGAGCTGCGGCATGCGCTGCATTCGGCCCGCTATGCGCGGCTGACGCTCGGCTGGCTCGAATGGCTGGGCGCGCTCGCGCTGCCGCCAGCCGAAGGCGGCGACGCACCGTCGCTGCGGCGCCACGCGACGAAGCGTGTGCGGCGGCTGTTCGGCCATCTGTACGCATCGCCGTCGCTCACGTCGCTCGATACGGCTGCGCGCCACCAGGTGCGGATCGACGCGAAGCGGCTGCGCTATGCGCTCGAATTCTTCGCGTCGCTGGCGTCGCGCCGCACGCGCAACGAGACGATCAAGACGCTCGCGCGCGTGCAGAGCGTGCTCGGCGAATCGAACGACACGATGGTCGCGCTGCAACATCTCGAGCAACTGGCGGCGCCGCCGTACCAGCTCGGTTTTGTGCGCGGCTATGGCGCGGCGCTCGAACAGCGCGCGGCGCGCGATGCCGAGACGCTGCTGGCCAGCCTGCGTCCGCCGAAGCTCGACGGCAAGCCGCGCTGA